In the genome of Candida dubliniensis CD36 chromosome 3, complete sequence, the window ATTTAAACTAAATTTTGTTAACTTTTTAATTAGTGATGAAGTTTTTGAACGGTTTTTCACTCATTGGAATCCAATGGTTAGAGCATATTATATAAAGCTATTAATATGGAGAATCATTggtattaataattatcagTCGTCGACTCTGATACAAGTTTCAAGAAATGTCCAATTTAAGTTGAATCGTGCCTTTGAGATGTTGAGTAGATTTACTATGACGTATAATGGCAAAATAGAATTAAACTATAAACCGGACAATCCATTGGTCAATAGGAAATTTGGAGTTGTACCGATAAACATTAAGGATGATTATTTGTCTATTGATGAAAGATCaaatgatatatatattccaACAGCAACATCATTGAAACCAtcagaattgaaaaagacaCATCCATATGAAGTATTTGATGAGGCAATTTATACATGTTCCAACTCCACCATGACTAATGGAACTCGCTCTGATCCTACCACACCAAGAGGTAGTACTACTGACCTGTCGTCCAACAAACCAAATAGTCGCATTGGGAGTAACAATTCTTTGGTTAGTTCTATTGGCAGActatttaaaattttatcaactgatgataatgataacacCACCAagacaaataataaacgAAAACTGcaattaaatgatattcAAGAAAATGTGACTTCTGATTTATCCGATATGGCAACTGTAAATCGagtgaaaagaaattcGGTCTCATTGACTTCCTTGTCTACTGCGTATTCATTTAAATCGAGGTCATCTAGTCCAAGTGTTATGTCACACAGATCTACACCAACATCATTAACGGAATCATCGGCTTCTACTGATGACGAGTCAGTGTATTCAATGGATACTcttaaaacaaaatcatcgtcaacatcatcatcaaccaACTCATCATCGTCAGCATTATTTCCAAATTCATATAATATTCCACCACCAGAATTATCTAGATTACCTCCAGAAATAATTCGtccaatttataaatttgatgTGGTTGTTTGCCatgattcattaaatgaaaaatttgctATGATTCATACTAAAAATACTTTAATTTCTCGAGGAATTGTCAATAATTCAATGTTTATGTCCAAAAGTCCTAGTCCGGTGACAAGTTATTTCCCATTGTCACCACAAATCCCGTTCATTTCTATATTTGTTAATTCAGACACTTTTAAAAATCGAATTTATAtgaatgaagaagatggaTTATTTTTAGAAACAGAATTTGATACATATTATCgagataataatatgaatgaaaataatgaaagtTTCCAAAATGCTACATTTGCtcaaatgatgaatttagggaaatcattaaatgaatttaatgTAGTGGTTGAAgaattcaaacaatttttaaGTAATCgagttgaaattgattctaTGAATTATAGTGAGACCAATGAGAATGACAATCTGGTATTTAAACTGCAATCGCAATCGCAACCACAACTGCAGCAACTGTATGGTCATtatattcaacaacaacgtgGTAATGATAATTCCGATAATGTCAGACAATCACTGATATTTTTCTCAAGGAAAAATAGTATTCTTAGAGGTGGATCGAATTCTGCTGGTCATCATAATATTGATCCTCCTACTAGTACTACTTCATTGAACAATAGCGATAGTAGTAACACTACTGATAGTGAGAACAGTAATCCTACTGGGAATGATATTCTggaatttgtttattttaaGAAAATTATTCCATTTTTATCAGTTGattcatcaaatgaaatgaaGTTATTAAATGCCAATTAAACTTGTTTCTTAACATTAGTTCTTTATATGCTTATAGAGAGAAAGGAATTTTGTATGTATATGGGATGTATATTTAGAttcattataattattccaatcaatattatatttattgcCTGAGCGAGTTGACTTTCCTATATATAGTCTACTATGATCAAACTGGAAAGTTCCATCTCATTTCCATATTTATAGtttatttctattattaaGTAGCAAAATTGTATAACTAGTGAAAAATCCAACTCCAGCACTAACCATAAAGAAAATCACCGTACCAGTTaaataacaaatataataatatttaacCATATAATATCTAAATCCACTCCATTTCACATCAAATTGAATCCATGaagaattatcatcaattaaatatcGTATATCTTGAATCTCTTTATGATCATTTTgactgttgttgttgttgttgttgttgttgttgttgttgttgttgttgtcattGTTGAGgatgattttaaaattcCCCCaatgtttcaattgattaccAGGAATTTCTAATGgatataaatttatattatttatttgtgaagattcaattaaaaatggaCTTAACCAAAATCGGAAATTAAATGgtataaattgattatttcgACTATAAATCACATATGGATCACaatttaatataattgatcCTTGTTTAAATGATTCATCACCACGGTCACCACTTTCTGCTGCACTTGATATTAATtcataattgattttcGTGATTTCATTATGTAAAGGCAAGTTGTTATGTGATAAACAAATGGCTtgaatattaatattgaaaatataaGTCAATTGATCATCATATTGATAATCTTGGAATATATTAGGATTTATAGCATTAgatattaatatatttttagaatttgaattattactcagttttaaatttttataaGTAATTGTCGTGGTGGTGAAATTTAATGGGATAATTGGTGATGATTCATTTGGTATTAAAGttttataatattgatcATAAGTAATCATAGcaattggtaataatacaaataaTGAAGTTGTGGCCGTTGTTGCCATATATAAATAACTACGTAATGCCGCTAAGGGAACGGTTAATCCCAAATACCTTAACCATGACATTGTGATATGATTAGTGTTTGATTTGGAGGGGTGCTCTAACTTCTGGCGtatagttgttgtttgattcTTGTAAAGATTGTGTTCTTCGTATACAT includes:
- a CDS encoding conserved hypothetical protein (possibly fungus-specific), which codes for MSSSTNNDKLIKGLLKRYKKLEVSLNKFNSKKYNHSNNGAILKGNILRTSLLPFLRSSTYQLDELFTSDSPVYKSLSNVIVAIFIKWWNALISNLIFDNGSGNGTNMPVLPKTASVEPINCSNIPAVDRNAYLEAIGRIIAHPYWKFSDDTESYQVLLTSTLSYVIDKLGKLKNVTPPMGAFAGKVFAHAFFKLPNVSNALLFLLNVKQITFGDYQKKIPQPVIDFNNLKTAFPEHLHYLIGFQGLQNLTTRGQKCFMNCIPAPKHPVDGIKDPNGDWVRRWSCSDSNVFNSFFRHYISLVQTYLYEEETDTIEEVLFYCPGFSIIISHIYQIFEVSVTRITSTNCNPRNLNSNGSNISAVNPTNATNGSVVATTSSNNTTKSKSTDSSTPPPPPPPAFSHNMKQSDMYYNSIIKIFRTVRDIAYSATLNDKSIDCVSATLVKTIDSCLIAIAKETTIHNFNKNGIVLSIVNEFINHIENNCSSELKYLVNWEFWLSCNYMMINYCDHVQSLLRNFAFLFNTWDLIPDTLSSFVTINDGDDDKKSKNSTRQSLKWITELEYSFKLNFVNFLISDEVFERFFTHWNPMVRAYYIKLLIWRIIGINNYQSSTSIQVSRNVQFKLNRAFEMLSRFTMTYNGKIELNYKPDNPLVNRKFGVVPINIKDDYLSIDERSNDIYIPTATSLKPSELKKTHPYEVFDEAIYTCSNSTMTNGTRSDPTTPRGSTTDSSSNKPNSRIGSNNSLVSSIGRLFKILSTDDNDNTTKTNNKRKSQLNDIQENVTSDLSDMATVNRVKRNSVSLTSLSTAYSFKSRSSSPSVMSHRSTPTSLTESSASTDDESVYSMDTLKTKSSSTSSSTNSSSSALFPNSYNIPPPELSRLPPEIIRPIYKFDVVVCHDSLNEKFAMIHTKNTLISRGIVNNSMFMSKSPSPVTSYFPLSPQIPFISIFVNSDTFKNRIYMNEEDGLFLETEFDTYYRDNNMNENNESFQNATFAQMMNLGKSLNEFNVVVEEFKQFLSNRVEIDSMNYSETNENDNSVFKSQSQSQPQSQQSYGHYIQQQRGNDNSDNVRQSSIFFSRKNSILRGGSNSAGHHNIDPPTSTTSLNNSDSSNTTDSENSNPTGNDISEFVYFKKIIPFLSVDSSNEMKLLNAN